The region CTAGTTGGCCAATTATCAGGCGGGCTCTTGGGCTACCGCGTTGAAAAACGCCTCATAGCTATCGCCGCAATGTTCGGTCACTCTGGAGCACTTTGTATGCTCGTGTTCGGAGGTTCACTCCCTTGGATTATTTCCTTCGCAATACTTCACGGTCTCTCTTGGGGCTTGCGGGCCCCGATAATGCAAGCATTACGAGCCGACTATTTTGGTCGACACTCATTTGGGCAGGTTCTTGGTTTAGCCAGCCCATTGATCACATCAGGTATGGTTGCGGGTCCACTAATAGTGGGTTTATTAGCTGACAAAAGCGGCAGCTTCCAACCCGGCTTCTTGGTCGTAGCTAGCCTTGCAGCACTAGGATCAATCTTCTTCATCTTCACTCATCCCCCAAAAAAGCGTTCATCAGTTTCATAACTATTCATCCCTCCACGACCAAGGAGTTCTGCGCACGTGTACCTTGGATGCCGCAAGTGGTACTCAATAACCTCCACCCAAGCAGTAGTAGTCTGGGGGGACTGTGATTCTACGGAGAAACACGTCACAATAGGGCGCGTGCTTGCCCTCTTCAGGTCAGCAAGCCAGAAGGGGACTTGATTTTGCTGGCAACCACCAAGCTTCGCGTGTGGCTCAAAAATCTGTTCCCCGGCTGGTGGGTTTTAGGCGCAGCCGTTGCTGTGCAAATCCTTCCCGCTGCCTTTCTAATGCATGCTTACAGCGCTTACGCGGTTGTTATGCAACCCGAATTCGGATGGAGCACAGCGATCTTTGCAACTGCTTTTTCTGCCCAGCAGGCAGCTAGTGGTCTTCTGGGGCCGTTTCAAGGTTGGCTTTTACAGCGGTTTGGTCCCCAAAGAATAATCCGGGTTGGTCTCGTTGTATTCGCCATTGGGCTGGTTATGCTCAGTCAAGTTCACGGCCTCGCTCTTTTCTTTGCTGCTGTTCTAATTGCGGCTTTCGGCGCTAGTCTCGGTGGTTTCCTATCAACCAACACAACGACGGTGAATTGGTTCATCAGACACCGCTCAATGGCACTGGCATTAATACAGGTTGGGATTAGTGCGGGTGGACTCATTGCGCCAGTAATAGCGTGGTCATTAACCATGTACGGGTGGCGCTTCACTGCAATGGCTAGTGCCGTGCTAGTACTAGCTATTGGCCTTCCCCTCACCCGAATAATTCGTAATCGACCCGAAGACATTGGACTGACTCCAGACGGCGACANNGTNGNAGANCAACAAATCCTTAANGAAAAACCACAAGCNGAATTTGGTGCGCGCGAAGCANTACGCACTCGCGCATTNTGGTTCATTTCGTTAGGGCACGCCTTGGCTTTAACTGTAGTTTCAGCAGTTCTTGCTCACCTAGTGCTTTACCTCACCCAGGAGAAAGGATTTAGTCTCGCTNTTGGCGCCAGCATGGTGGCAGTANTGACNGCNTCAANTNTNGTTGGNCAANTATCAGGCGGGCTCTTGGGCTACCGCGTTGAAAAACGCCTCATAGCTATCGCCGCAATGTTCGGTCACTCCGCAGCTCTTTGCATGCTCGTGTTCGGAGGTTCACTCCCTTGGATTATTTCGTTCGCAATACTTCACGGCCTCTCTTGGGGCTTACGTGGTCCAACAATGCAAGCATTACGAGCTGACTATTTTGGTCGCCGGTCATTTGCACAGATTCTTGGTTTCTCAGGCCCGATGATCACTTCGGGTATGGTTGCGGGTCCACTAATAGTGGGTTTGTTAGCCGATCACAGCGGCAGCTTCCAACCCGGCTTCTTAGTCGTAGCTAGCCTTGCAGCACTAGGATCAATCTTCTTCATCCTCGCTCGACCCCCAAAAAAACGCCCTTCAAGGCTCATTGGTTAGGCAAAACAAGCAATCCTGTTTGTCCGGTAATCCAGAACTTACGATCAAATCGATTCAGGTTAATTTCACGACAGAATTAAATCCGTCCTCTATAATGCAGCATAATTACCAAACTATGTGCTTGCAAGAGGGTACGGTCGGGGAGCAATAGTGAGTATCGATACTAACAAGATAAGTAGGTAATTGGGGGGCGAGTAATGAAAAAGAACGTTACAAGGTTGTTTGCTTTGGGTATTTTAGTTGCCCTGGCCGCATGCGGTGCACCCAAGGAATTAGGATCAATCTCAGGATATTACGAAGGTGAAAAGGATGCGGTTTACGCAGTTNTTGTTGAAGCAGTGTCGGCAGCCGCCACTGAGTTTGAGTCGGACAGGTGGGTAGTGTCACAGGACGATATGGAAAATCATTTCTTGCAGGCAGACGCTAGCATGTGTTGCCTTAAGAATTTTATTGGCCTCTCTTCGGGAAAACGATACGAAACGGCGTTATCAGTCAAGATTACTAAACCCAAAAAAGGAACCAGAGTTGCTATCGATGGTGGCCGTAATACCGCTGAAATGGCTGATCAAATCTGGGAGTCCCTAGACGCATCATTCGCTAGAGTTAGACAAGGTCGCCTAGCACCCATCATTGACTAAACTCCACTACATCGAAACCACGGCTTTGTACCACAGGACCTTTAGGTTAGTACTGTCTGTATAAGTACCTCTGCTGAGTTAATCCGGATACGGCCCTGATGTACACTATGCCCCCATGACTAGGTGGGCATAGTTAACTCTGACCAGGCTGTACGGCTTGAGTGTTTATTCATTATTAACGTGATCGGTTTGCGTAAGAGAGTTACGAAATCTTGTCCAGCGCAATTTTGAACCGCTGCACGGTACCCTCTACATCCCTTAACTTATCAAGACCAAAGAGGCCAACACGAAAAGTCCTAAAGCTGTCCGGCTCATCTACTCGTAGTGGTACTCCCGCTGCAATTTGCACCCCAACCTCAGCGAATTTTTGTCCTGAAAATATTTCAGGATCCTCCGTGTAGCTCACTACTACGGTGGGAGCCTCGTAACCTGCAGCGGCCACACTTGGGAAGTCATTGAGGGCGAGCAATGAGCGAAGTTTGGAGCCCAACTCCCACTGGGCTTCACGGGCCCTATCGAAACCAAAGTCTTCTGTCTCCTGCATGACGCTATGAAAAGTCGCCATCGTATCTGTTGGCATTGTCGCGTGATAAGCGTAACTACCGTCCTCATACGCTTCTGTTACACGCAACCACTGCAGGAGATCACAAGCGAAACTAGAGCTNGTGGTCTTTTGGATTCGTTCGTNTGCCTCTGNACNTAGTAACACTAAGCCGAAGCCTGGTGAACCACTCCAACCTTTCTGTGGGGCGCTAATTAGAAGATCAACACCAACATCGAGCATGTCGATGCACATAGCGCCCGAAGCAACGCAATCTAGTACGAACAAGCCTCCAACAGAGTGAACTGCTTCAGCTATAGTCCGAAGGTAAACATCTGGTAATAGCAAGCCGGATGACGTCTCTACATGAGGAGCGAAAACCAAGTCGGGACGTTCGGC is a window of Trueperaceae bacterium DNA encoding:
- a CDS encoding aminotransferase, with the protein product MVPLLPNIDQEGLLEYSVVYSDRSLNHMSNRFSRIIRDVSSTLKEVYNAHSVATVPGGGTYAMEAVARQFATDKSCLVIRNGWFSYRWSQILERGSIPADLRVLKAQVASNDKEAPYAPPPVDKVTAHITAERPDLVFAPHVETSSGLLLPDVYLRTIAEAVHSVGGLFVLDCVASGAMCIDMLDVGVDLLISAPQKGWSGSPGFGLVLLXXEAXERIQKTTSSSFACDLLQWLRVTEAYEDGSYAYHATMPTDTMATFHSVMQETEDFGFDRAREAQWELGSKLRSLLALNDFPSVAAAGYEAPTVVVSYTEDPEIFSGQKFAEVGVQIAAGVPLRVDEPDSFRTFRVGLFGLDKLRDVEGTVQRFKIALDKIS